A window of Candidatus Gastranaerophilales bacterium contains these coding sequences:
- a CDS encoding 8-amino-7-oxononanoate synthase, with product MLEKYLSEINKLKDISCNRLVADIEKVGKYVLSNERKLLNLSSNDYLGLAENKEILSDFYSRFQLPMGSASARLLTGTTSSYKKLESYLANAFQKEGALLFNSGYHANVGLISSLLDSKDVLFMDKLNHASMVDGLKLSGTNFYRYKHLDYEHLENLLEKHRNDYETAIIASESVFSMDGDIADLEKLVELKNKYNAILLLDEAHAFGVFGENGLGLAEVQNLLNEVDIIVATFGKSIGSVGAFVVGKSVLIDYLTNKARSFIFSTALPEANIVFSKFVLENILPHTLDLRKNLLKTASIFRNLIQQRGLNTLGASQIVPVILGENEIAVKVSSELQNSGYYVLPIRHPTVPVNTARLRLSLRADISLDEIRNIPEIISGILN from the coding sequence ATGTTAGAAAAATATTTATCAGAAATTAATAAACTTAAGGATATTTCTTGTAATCGTTTGGTTGCTGATATTGAGAAGGTCGGGAAGTATGTTTTATCTAATGAGCGAAAATTGCTTAATTTATCTTCAAATGACTACCTTGGGTTAGCGGAAAATAAAGAGATATTGTCTGATTTCTATTCTCGTTTTCAACTTCCGATGGGCTCTGCTTCTGCCAGACTACTAACAGGGACTACTTCTTCTTATAAAAAATTAGAGAGTTATTTAGCAAATGCTTTTCAAAAAGAAGGGGCATTGCTTTTTAATAGTGGCTATCACGCCAATGTAGGGCTTATTTCTTCTCTTTTGGACAGTAAAGATGTTTTGTTTATGGATAAGTTAAATCATGCCAGCATGGTCGATGGTTTAAAGCTAAGCGGAACAAACTTTTATCGGTATAAGCATCTTGACTATGAACATTTGGAAAACTTATTGGAAAAGCATCGCAATGACTATGAAACTGCGATAATAGCTTCAGAGTCCGTGTTTAGCATGGATGGAGATATCGCAGACTTGGAAAAGCTTGTTGAACTAAAAAATAAATATAATGCTATTTTATTATTAGATGAAGCTCATGCTTTCGGTGTCTTTGGCGAAAACGGATTAGGTTTAGCGGAAGTTCAAAATTTGCTAAATGAGGTAGATATTATAGTCGCTACTTTTGGAAAATCTATTGGTTCAGTGGGTGCTTTTGTAGTTGGAAAGAGCGTTTTAATCGATTATTTGACTAATAAAGCGAGAAGTTTTATTTTTTCAACTGCACTTCCCGAAGCTAATATCGTCTTTTCAAAATTTGTGTTGGAAAATATTTTGCCTCATACATTAGATTTAAGAAAAAATCTCTTGAAAACAGCTTCAATTTTTAGAAATTTAATTCAGCAAAGGGGTTTGAATACCTTAGGAGCGTCACAAATTGTACCTGTTATACTTGGCGAAAATGAAATTGCGGTCAAAGTATCTTCAGAACTTCAAAATTCAGGTTATTATGTTTTGCCAATCAGGCATCCTACCGTCCCAGTCAATACAGCTCGCCTTAGATTGTCTTTGCGGGCAGATATTTCTTTGGATGAAATTCGAAATATTCCTGAAATTATATCTGGCATACTCAACTAA
- a CDS encoding GNAT family N-acetyltransferase — protein MAINQFSAYKNSLCNFSKVALRGKSQVAFSACSTDVFVSSKKINGNSPALKTFVAGTKDMGEFVQHLLQWDKSKEPYNAKKWEFQLINSIDSGRIVPFIVRDNSEKGKIIATSQIEFLNQDDAFAANLYVNNDFQNKGIGKILMNKMLDKAQEKHIKRVFLQAENPIAIDMYKQFGFKPVDKRLVPLLYRNDDSSVVHMLLEF, from the coding sequence ATGGCAATAAATCAATTTTCTGCATATAAAAATTCTTTATGTAATTTTTCAAAGGTGGCTTTAAGGGGAAAATCGCAAGTCGCTTTTTCTGCTTGTTCTACTGATGTATTTGTATCCTCAAAGAAAATTAATGGCAATTCTCCAGCTCTAAAAACATTTGTTGCAGGTACAAAAGACATGGGCGAGTTTGTTCAGCATCTTTTGCAATGGGATAAATCTAAAGAACCTTATAATGCGAAAAAGTGGGAGTTTCAGCTAATTAATTCAATAGATAGTGGCAGGATTGTTCCTTTTATTGTCAGGGATAATTCTGAAAAAGGAAAAATTATCGCAACTTCACAAATTGAATTTTTAAATCAGGATGATGCATTTGCTGCAAATTTATACGTAAATAATGATTTCCAAAACAAAGGAATTGGCAAAATTCTTATGAATAAAATGCTTGATAAAGCTCAAGAAAAGCACATCAAACGAGTGTTTCTACAAGCTGAAAATCCAATTGCTATAGATATGTATAAACAATTTGGATTTAAACCGGTTGATAAACGACTTGTACCTTTGTTGTATCGAAATGATGATTCATCTGTTGTTCACATGCTACTTGAATTTTGA
- a CDS encoding Mrp/NBP35 family ATP-binding protein, whose amino-acid sequence MDIQNQDEKINERLTKIKNTIVVLSGKGGVGKSTIAANLAVSLSLKGFKTGLLDVDVHGPSIPTLFGLEGAAPMSDGVSIMPIEYNKNLKIISVGFMIEDNTAPIIWRGPAKMGFIKEMMSEVEWGEIDYLIVDCPPGTGDEPLSVIQTLKNLTGALIVTTPQKLAIVDVKKSVNFCKKLNTPILGVIENMSGFVCTHCGEKVEIFKSGGGEKMAQEMDINFLGKIPLEADIVEADDNGEPFLEKYSKTQTANEMNKIIEKIINAK is encoded by the coding sequence ATGGACATTCAAAATCAAGATGAAAAAATCAATGAGAGATTAACAAAAATAAAGAACACAATTGTTGTACTATCTGGCAAAGGTGGCGTAGGTAAAAGTACAATAGCTGCGAATTTAGCAGTAAGTTTATCTTTAAAAGGCTTTAAAACAGGCTTACTTGATGTTGATGTTCATGGACCGAGTATCCCTACTTTATTTGGTTTAGAAGGTGCCGCTCCAATGTCTGACGGAGTATCAATAATGCCTATTGAATACAATAAAAATCTTAAAATTATATCAGTTGGGTTCATGATAGAAGATAACACAGCACCTATTATTTGGCGTGGACCTGCAAAAATGGGATTTATAAAAGAAATGATGAGCGAAGTTGAATGGGGTGAAATTGATTATTTAATCGTAGATTGTCCTCCTGGCACTGGAGATGAGCCTCTATCAGTTATCCAAACCCTTAAAAACTTAACAGGTGCCCTAATTGTTACCACTCCTCAAAAGCTTGCAATTGTTGATGTTAAAAAATCAGTTAATTTCTGCAAAAAACTTAACACACCTATTTTAGGCGTCATTGAAAATATGAGCGGATTTGTTTGCACTCACTGCGGTGAAAAAGTTGAAATTTTCAAATCAGGCGGCGGAGAAAAAATGGCACAAGAAATGGATATAAACTTCCTAGGTAAAATACCATTAGAAGCTGATATAGTTGAAGCCGATGACAACGGTGAGCCATTCTTAGAAAAATACTCAAAAACTCAAACTGCAAACGAAATGAACAAAATCATAGAAAAAATTATAAATGCAAAGTAA
- a CDS encoding C-GCAxxG-C-C family protein: MVKKSELAKLYFNQGYNCAQSVLLPFAEEIGLTKDEALKLASSFGGGMGKLREVCGAVSSLFMIAGLKKGYTSPADDEVKTQHYKLIQDLANQFKANHNTIICRELLNKGSDGFIPSVRNAEYYKTRPCERFVETAAELADELLNEERAL, translated from the coding sequence ATGGTAAAAAAATCAGAATTGGCAAAATTATATTTTAATCAAGGGTATAACTGTGCACAGTCAGTTCTTTTGCCGTTTGCAGAAGAAATCGGGCTAACAAAAGACGAGGCTCTTAAATTAGCATCATCATTTGGAGGCGGAATGGGAAAATTACGTGAAGTTTGTGGTGCCGTAAGCTCTTTGTTTATGATTGCTGGGCTGAAAAAAGGTTATACTTCTCCAGCTGATGACGAGGTCAAGACACAACATTATAAGTTGATTCAAGATTTAGCAAATCAGTTTAAGGCAAATCATAATACAATAATATGCCGAGAACTTTTAAATAAAGGGTCTGACGGTTTTATACCGTCTGTCAGAAACGCAGAGTATTACAAAACCAGACCTTGTGAAAGATTTGTTGAAACAGCTGCTGAACTTGCTGATGAGCTGTTAAACGAAGAAAGAGCCCTATAA
- a CDS encoding TIGR03905 family TSCPD domain-containing protein, which produces MKIEYTPKGVCCKKIKIEIENNIINSTDFSGGCSGNLSAISQLVKGMHVNDVINKLENIKCGTKETSCPAQLAICLMEYAKQKEPQKVTNK; this is translated from the coding sequence ATGAAAATAGAATACACTCCCAAAGGTGTTTGCTGTAAAAAAATAAAGATTGAAATTGAAAATAACATCATAAATTCAACAGATTTTTCAGGTGGTTGTAGTGGAAACCTATCTGCAATCTCACAACTTGTAAAAGGAATGCACGTAAATGATGTTATAAATAAGCTTGAAAATATAAAATGTGGAACAAAAGAAACAAGTTGCCCGGCACAACTTGCAATTTGCCTGATGGAATACGCAAAACAAAAAGAACCACAAAAAGTTACTAACAAATAA
- a CDS encoding MlaA family lipoprotein yields MFKKKIALVLMLTYLMSGCLDLAMAAESTTKYPDYAKAFSGEDKFENYNRKMYQFNTNINKFILKPINIVWASIMPKYGIERIKNVYTNIEYPKRAVSCLLQKDFSGVKDETYRFLLNSTIGLGGLYDPAKSKFKIEPQQDSMEQVLSKCKIPQGPYIVLPCVPPSNVRGYVGKVLDYALTPSTYTFGLVPMIVKAGFMANRTTCAQSLLSGLEGNFADPYDIAKKLSGIDNYIKNENLDKKEVIGQIVEGQSIPKSEPFENELIEPDMKLADYAPQNPIVDSLRTSFFESDVKKSMWSDMSVWNQSFNKKVKYDSVKLYEGKTPYKFRYILQKDKSAPIAVFYPSIGEGASSHHSVVFAKMFYDLGYSVVIQGSAFQWEFVKSSPTDYRPGNPYKDAQLVRLVTNEIFNKLTKENNITPKDKIIVGTSFGAMTTLFVGAQEHEKDTLGVTKYIAISPPIDLLFAMKELDKNAAEWNINDENVKERAAIVASKIMQVTKAMTDNDPNNDPKELPFTTEEGKFTIDFIMKQKLSDVIYTIENENRSKKTAIYNKINDMNFNDYLQNYLVSSLEDKNTPLEKQLHMSSISDFLTKSNNYKIYEAKNDYFTSVDQISWLKDITGEKTVILENGSHLGYLYRNEFQSSLKDTIAIENLHNTPELVKAESKQAMNEEDSKLETVK; encoded by the coding sequence ATGTTTAAAAAGAAAATTGCATTAGTCTTAATGCTGACATACTTGATGAGTGGCTGTTTAGACCTTGCCATGGCCGCAGAAAGCACTACAAAATATCCTGATTACGCAAAAGCTTTTTCCGGAGAAGACAAGTTTGAAAACTACAACAGAAAAATGTATCAATTTAACACTAATATAAATAAATTTATACTTAAGCCCATCAACATTGTCTGGGCATCTATAATGCCAAAATATGGAATTGAACGAATAAAAAACGTTTATACGAATATAGAATACCCCAAAAGAGCTGTAAGTTGCCTATTACAAAAGGATTTTTCAGGTGTAAAAGATGAAACATATAGATTTTTGTTAAATTCAACCATCGGACTCGGAGGGCTCTATGACCCCGCAAAAAGCAAATTTAAAATTGAGCCGCAGCAAGACAGCATGGAACAAGTTCTGTCAAAATGCAAAATCCCGCAAGGACCTTATATCGTACTTCCTTGTGTACCGCCAAGCAATGTAAGAGGTTATGTCGGGAAAGTTCTTGACTATGCTTTAACTCCGAGCACTTATACTTTTGGATTGGTACCAATGATTGTGAAAGCAGGTTTTATGGCAAACAGAACCACCTGTGCTCAAAGTTTGTTGTCGGGCTTAGAGGGGAATTTTGCTGACCCTTATGATATCGCAAAAAAATTATCAGGCATCGACAATTATATAAAAAATGAGAATCTTGATAAAAAAGAAGTTATAGGACAAATCGTTGAGGGACAATCGATACCAAAAAGTGAGCCATTTGAGAATGAACTAATAGAACCTGATATGAAACTTGCTGACTATGCACCGCAAAATCCTATAGTTGACTCATTAAGAACCTCCTTTTTTGAATCAGACGTGAAAAAATCAATGTGGTCTGATATGTCGGTTTGGAATCAATCATTTAACAAAAAAGTCAAATACGATTCAGTAAAATTGTATGAAGGGAAAACGCCATACAAATTCAGATATATTCTACAAAAAGACAAATCGGCACCAATTGCGGTATTTTATCCATCAATCGGAGAAGGGGCATCTTCACACCATTCAGTAGTATTTGCGAAAATGTTTTACGATTTGGGATATTCGGTTGTAATTCAAGGAAGTGCTTTTCAGTGGGAATTTGTAAAAAGCTCACCTACAGATTATCGCCCCGGAAATCCGTACAAAGATGCTCAACTCGTTAGACTTGTTACAAATGAAATTTTCAATAAACTAACAAAAGAAAACAATATTACACCGAAAGATAAGATTATTGTAGGTACATCTTTTGGTGCAATGACTACACTTTTCGTGGGTGCTCAAGAACACGAAAAAGACACCCTTGGTGTAACGAAATATATCGCTATTAGTCCGCCAATTGATTTACTGTTTGCGATGAAAGAACTTGATAAAAATGCAGCAGAATGGAATATAAATGACGAAAATGTAAAAGAAAGAGCCGCAATTGTTGCAAGCAAAATTATGCAAGTAACAAAAGCTATGACTGATAATGACCCGAACAATGACCCTAAAGAATTGCCTTTTACAACTGAAGAAGGAAAATTTACTATAGATTTTATTATGAAACAAAAACTTTCTGACGTAATTTACACAATAGAAAACGAAAATAGAAGCAAAAAAACTGCAATTTACAACAAAATTAATGACATGAACTTCAACGACTATTTGCAAAATTATCTAGTTTCTTCGCTTGAAGATAAAAACACACCTCTTGAAAAGCAGTTGCATATGTCCTCTATTTCCGATTTTTTAACAAAAAGCAACAATTATAAAATTTATGAGGCAAAAAATGATTATTTCACAAGTGTCGACCAAATTTCGTGGTTAAAAGATATTACAGGTGAAAAAACGGTGATTTTAGAAAACGGCTCGCATCTTGGATACTTATATCGAAATGAATTTCAATCGTCATTGAAAGACACAATAGCAATTGAAAATCTTCACAATACGCCGGAGCTTGTAAAAGCTGAATCAAAACAAGCTATGAACGAAGAAGATAGCAAACTGGAAACTGTAAAATAA
- a CDS encoding putative manganese transporter, producing MFTEFVKLATYIPDYALDAINDSFSILPSLFIIFVIIELSENYFCKKLTKLPKYSTALGPLIGGCLAMVPQCGFSVIASSLYIGRLISKGTLLAVYLSTSDEALPTLLACPNSYKVVAPLLAIKVVIGVAAGYLIDIIWKPKNINCENDAEEIEEQDGCCSSKVFTKKNIFIHPLKHTFHIFVFILLTLLVLNFAIFKYGSHLNDLLLNNSLWQPVIASIIGLIPSCAISVLITMLYIKGAISFGATIAGLASGAGLGLLVLIRKNDKLSDTLFIITLLFAISAIAGVLIQLLNISIVI from the coding sequence ATGTTTACAGAGTTTGTAAAATTAGCAACATATATACCCGATTACGCACTTGATGCAATCAATGACAGTTTTTCAATTTTGCCCTCATTGTTCATCATTTTTGTGATAATCGAGTTATCTGAAAATTATTTTTGCAAAAAACTTACTAAATTGCCAAAGTATTCAACTGCCTTGGGACCTTTAATCGGTGGTTGTTTGGCGATGGTTCCCCAATGCGGTTTTTCAGTAATTGCAAGTAGTCTATATATTGGACGATTAATTTCTAAAGGTACATTGTTGGCTGTTTATTTATCTACCTCAGATGAGGCATTACCTACTCTTTTGGCTTGCCCAAACAGTTATAAGGTTGTAGCTCCATTGCTTGCAATAAAAGTTGTGATTGGAGTTGCTGCAGGTTATTTAATTGATATAATTTGGAAACCTAAAAATATAAATTGCGAAAATGATGCAGAAGAAATTGAAGAACAAGACGGATGTTGTTCTTCTAAAGTTTTCACGAAAAAAAATATATTTATTCATCCGTTAAAACATACATTTCATATTTTTGTTTTCATATTGCTCACTTTGCTTGTTTTGAATTTTGCAATTTTTAAATACGGCTCACATTTGAATGATTTGTTGTTGAATAACTCATTGTGGCAACCTGTAATTGCATCAATAATCGGCTTAATTCCGAGTTGTGCAATATCTGTTTTGATTACAATGTTGTATATCAAGGGTGCAATAAGCTTTGGGGCTACAATTGCAGGATTGGCTTCGGGAGCAGGTTTAGGACTATTGGTTTTAATTAGAAAAAATGATAAATTGTCTGATACTTTATTTATAATTACATTATTATTTGCAATTAGTGCAATAGCAGGTGTTTTAATCCAGCTATTGAACATTTCAATAGTTATATAG
- the hydG gene encoding [FeFe] hydrogenase H-cluster radical SAM maturase HydG → MYNSKSHNADEFIDNAEVLETLKYAENNKNNVELIDEILEKAKLAKGLTHKEAAVLLDCQIPEKNQEIFALAKEIKQKYYGNRIVLFAPLYLSNYCVNGCVYCPYHAKNKHIPRKKMTQDEIKEEVIALQDMGHKRLALETGEDPINNPIEYILESIKTIYSIKHKNGAIRRVNVNIAATTVENYKKLKDAGIGTYILFQETYNKKSYEKLHPTGPKHNYNYHTEAMDRAMEGGIDDVGLGVLFGLELFRYEFAALLMHAEHLEASFGVGPHTISVPRIRRADDIDPSTFDNGIDDETFAKIVACIRIAVPYTGMIVSTRESQKCREKVLELGISQVSGGSKTSVGGYAHPKNEQEEETAQFDVNDRRTLDQVIKWLMEKGYVPSFCTSCYRNGRTGERFMEICKQQQIHNFCHPNAIMTLKEYLEDYASPATKTVGDELIKKEIDILEVENLKGKVKENVSKIEKGQRDFCF, encoded by the coding sequence ATGTATAATTCAAAATCACATAATGCCGATGAATTTATTGATAATGCAGAAGTTTTAGAAACTTTAAAATACGCAGAAAACAACAAAAATAACGTAGAATTAATCGACGAAATTTTAGAAAAAGCAAAACTTGCAAAAGGCCTTACACACAAAGAGGCTGCCGTCTTGTTAGATTGCCAAATACCCGAAAAAAACCAAGAAATCTTTGCATTAGCTAAAGAAATTAAACAAAAATATTATGGAAACAGAATTGTATTGTTTGCCCCATTGTATCTTTCAAATTATTGCGTAAACGGGTGCGTTTATTGCCCTTACCACGCTAAGAACAAACATATTCCTCGTAAAAAAATGACACAAGACGAAATCAAAGAAGAAGTTATTGCTCTTCAAGATATGGGACACAAAAGACTCGCTCTTGAAACAGGCGAAGACCCCATCAACAACCCAATTGAATATATTTTAGAATCAATCAAAACTATTTACAGCATTAAACACAAAAATGGTGCAATAAGACGTGTAAACGTAAATATCGCTGCGACAACTGTGGAAAATTACAAAAAATTAAAAGATGCTGGTATCGGAACCTACATTCTATTCCAAGAAACTTACAACAAAAAATCTTATGAAAAGCTTCATCCGACTGGTCCTAAACACAACTATAATTACCATACAGAAGCTATGGACAGAGCTATGGAAGGTGGGATTGATGATGTCGGTTTGGGCGTATTGTTTGGGCTTGAACTATTCAGATATGAATTTGCTGCACTGCTTATGCATGCTGAGCACCTTGAGGCTTCATTCGGCGTCGGCCCTCACACTATATCAGTACCTAGAATTCGACGTGCTGATGATATAGACCCTTCAACTTTTGACAACGGAATTGATGATGAAACCTTCGCTAAAATCGTTGCTTGTATCAGAATAGCTGTACCTTACACAGGAATGATTGTTTCAACAAGAGAATCTCAAAAATGTAGAGAAAAAGTCTTAGAGCTTGGCATTTCACAAGTTTCAGGCGGTTCTAAAACCAGCGTTGGCGGTTATGCTCACCCTAAAAATGAACAAGAAGAAGAAACTGCTCAATTTGACGTCAACGACAGACGTACTCTCGACCAAGTAATAAAATGGCTTATGGAAAAAGGTTATGTCCCCAGTTTTTGCACTTCTTGCTATCGTAACGGAAGAACAGGCGAAAGATTTATGGAAATTTGCAAACAACAACAAATCCACAACTTCTGCCACCCAAATGCAATTATGACTCTAAAAGAATATCTTGAAGATTATGCAAGTCCAGCGACAAAAACAGTCGGCGACGAACTGATAAAGAAAGAAATTGACATCCTTGAAGTTGAAAACTTAAAAGGTAAGGTTAAAGAAAACGTATCAAAAATCGAAAAAGGACAACGTGATTTTTGTTTTTAA